One genomic window of Paraburkholderia acidiphila includes the following:
- a CDS encoding RNA-binding S4 domain-containing protein, translating to MNYKISTEPGARLRIDKWLWAARFFKTRSLASDAVGKGHVRIGGDAVKASKDVRLGDLVEIEIDHVVWEVQVLGICEVRGPASIAQMLYAETEAGRERRAAEQDRRRLFREPAAVLQGRPTKRDRRTIDKLSREG from the coding sequence ATGAACTACAAGATTTCGACTGAACCTGGCGCACGGTTGCGCATCGACAAATGGCTATGGGCGGCGCGCTTCTTCAAGACGCGCTCGCTCGCCTCGGACGCCGTGGGCAAGGGGCACGTACGCATTGGCGGCGACGCCGTGAAGGCGTCGAAGGACGTGCGCTTGGGCGACCTCGTCGAAATCGAGATCGATCACGTGGTGTGGGAAGTGCAAGTGCTGGGAATATGCGAGGTGCGCGGCCCGGCCAGCATCGCGCAAATGCTCTATGCGGAAACCGAGGCCGGGCGCGAGCGGCGCGCGGCGGAGCAGGACCGGCGCCGGCTCTTTCGCGAACCGGCTGCCGTGTTGCAAGGCAGGCCCACGAAGCGCGACCGCCGCACTATCGACAAACTTTCGCGTGAGGGTTGA
- the grpE gene encoding nucleotide exchange factor GrpE — protein MENTQENPTSQNPTPADEASQAAAQPQAAEAAEQAAQGGVDQNAAALAEAALAEAQAKVAELQDAFVRAKAETENVRRRAQEDVAKAHKFAIENFAEHLLPVMDSLEAALTHNSDDLAKVNEGVELTLRQLTGALEKGKVLAINPVGEKFDPHRHQAISMVPSEQEANTVVSVLQKGYVIADRVLRPALVTVSAPK, from the coding sequence ATGGAAAACACGCAAGAGAACCCGACGAGCCAGAACCCCACGCCCGCGGACGAGGCGTCGCAAGCAGCAGCCCAGCCGCAAGCGGCTGAGGCGGCCGAGCAGGCAGCCCAAGGCGGCGTGGACCAGAACGCCGCAGCGCTTGCCGAAGCCGCACTGGCCGAAGCGCAGGCCAAGGTCGCCGAATTGCAGGACGCGTTCGTGCGCGCCAAGGCCGAGACGGAGAATGTCCGCCGCCGCGCGCAGGAAGACGTCGCCAAGGCGCACAAGTTCGCCATCGAAAACTTCGCCGAGCATCTGCTGCCGGTCATGGACAGCCTCGAAGCTGCGCTTACCCATAACTCGGACGACCTCGCCAAGGTCAACGAAGGCGTCGAGCTCACGCTCAGGCAACTGACGGGCGCGCTCGAGAAGGGCAAGGTGCTCGCCATCAACCCCGTTGGCGAAAAGTTCGACCCGCATCGTCACCAGGCTATTTCGATGGTGCCGTCCGAACAGGAAGCGAACACGGTGGTCAGCGTGCTGCAAAAGGGCTATGTGATCGCCGACCGCGTGCTGCGTCCGGCGCTCGTGACCGTTTCGGCACCGAAGTAA
- the dnaK gene encoding molecular chaperone DnaK has translation MGKIIGIDLGTTNSCVALMEGNQVKVIENSEGARTTPSIIAYMDDNEVLVGAPAKRQSVTNPRNTLYAVKRLIGRRFEEKEVQKDIGLMPYKIVKHDNGDAWVEAHGSKLAPSQVSAEVLRKMKKTAEDYLGEPVTEAVITVPAYFNDSQRQATKDAGRIAGLEVKRIINEPTAAALAFGLDKAEKGDRKIAVFDLGGGTFDISIIEIADVDGEMQFEVLSTNGDTFLGGEDFDQRIIDYIIGEFKKEQGVDLSKDVLALQRLKEAAEKAKIELSSGQQTEINLPYITADASGPKHLNLKITRAKLEALVEDLIERTIEPCRVAIKDAGVKVGDIDDVILVGGQTRMPKVQEKVKEFFGKDPRRDVNPDEAVAVGAAIQGQVLSGDRKDVLLLDVTPLSLGIETLGGVMTKMINKNTTIPTKHAQVYSTADDSQSAVTIKVFQGEREMAAGNKLLGEFNLEGIPPAPRGVPQIEVSFDIDANGILHVGAKDKATGKENRITIKANSGLSEAEIEKMVKDAEANAEEDHRLRELADARNQGDALVHSTKKAVAEYGDKIDASEKEKIEAALKDLEETLKSSSADKATIEAKVEALSTASQKLGEKMYADMQAQQAGAAGAAGADAAGGAGAAEQGAQNNADDVVDAEFKEVKKD, from the coding sequence ATGGGCAAAATCATCGGTATCGACCTCGGCACCACCAATTCGTGCGTGGCGCTGATGGAAGGCAATCAGGTCAAGGTGATCGAGAACTCGGAAGGCGCGCGTACGACGCCTTCGATCATCGCCTACATGGACGACAACGAAGTGCTGGTCGGCGCACCGGCCAAGCGCCAGTCGGTCACCAACCCGCGCAACACGCTGTACGCAGTCAAGCGCCTGATCGGCCGCCGCTTCGAAGAAAAGGAAGTGCAGAAGGACATCGGTCTGATGCCCTACAAGATCGTCAAGCACGACAACGGCGACGCCTGGGTCGAAGCGCATGGCTCGAAGCTCGCGCCGTCGCAGGTTTCGGCCGAAGTGCTGCGCAAGATGAAGAAGACCGCTGAAGACTACCTCGGCGAGCCGGTCACGGAAGCCGTGATCACGGTTCCCGCGTACTTCAACGACAGCCAGCGTCAAGCTACCAAGGACGCAGGCCGTATCGCCGGTCTGGAAGTCAAGCGCATCATCAACGAGCCGACCGCAGCCGCACTGGCATTCGGTCTGGACAAGGCCGAAAAGGGCGACCGCAAGATCGCCGTGTTCGACCTCGGCGGCGGCACGTTCGACATCTCGATCATCGAAATCGCCGACGTTGACGGCGAAATGCAGTTCGAAGTGCTCTCGACCAACGGCGACACGTTCCTCGGCGGCGAAGACTTCGACCAGCGCATCATCGATTACATCATCGGCGAGTTCAAGAAAGAGCAGGGCGTCGACCTCTCGAAGGACGTGCTCGCGCTGCAACGCCTGAAGGAAGCTGCTGAAAAGGCCAAGATCGAACTGTCGTCGGGCCAGCAGACCGAAATCAACCTGCCGTACATCACGGCGGACGCCTCGGGTCCGAAGCACTTGAACCTGAAGATCACGCGCGCCAAGCTGGAAGCGCTGGTCGAAGACCTGATCGAGCGCACCATCGAGCCGTGCCGCGTCGCGATCAAGGACGCAGGCGTGAAGGTCGGCGACATCGACGACGTGATTCTCGTCGGCGGCCAGACGCGTATGCCGAAGGTACAGGAAAAGGTGAAGGAGTTCTTCGGCAAGGACCCGCGCCGTGACGTGAACCCGGACGAAGCCGTGGCCGTTGGCGCCGCGATTCAAGGTCAGGTGCTGTCGGGCGACCGCAAGGACGTGCTGCTCCTCGACGTGACCCCGCTGTCGCTCGGTATCGAGACGCTCGGCGGCGTGATGACGAAGATGATCAACAAGAACACCACGATCCCGACGAAGCACGCTCAGGTGTACTCGACGGCGGACGACAGCCAGTCGGCCGTGACGATCAAGGTGTTCCAGGGCGAACGCGAAATGGCAGCGGGCAACAAGCTGCTGGGCGAGTTCAACCTCGAAGGCATTCCGCCCGCACCGCGCGGCGTGCCGCAGATCGAAGTGAGCTTCGACATCGACGCGAACGGCATTCTGCACGTCGGCGCGAAGGACAAGGCGACCGGCAAGGAAAACCGCATCACGATCAAGGCGAACTCCGGCCTGTCCGAAGCCGAAATCGAGAAGATGGTGAAGGACGCCGAAGCGAACGCGGAGGAAGATCACCGTCTGCGTGAGCTGGCCGACGCGCGCAACCAGGGCGACGCACTGGTGCACAGCACGAAGAAGGCCGTGGCCGAGTACGGCGACAAGATCGACGCCTCGGAAAAGGAAAAGATCGAAGCCGCACTGAAGGACCTCGAAGAAACGCTGAAGAGCTCGTCGGCCGACAAGGCGACGATCGAGGCGAAGGTCGAGGCGCTGTCCACCGCTTCGCAGAAGCTCGGCGAAAAGATGTACGCCGACATGCAGGCGCAGCAAGCCGGCGCGGCCGGTGCAGCGGGTGCGGACGCGGCAGGTGGCGCCGGTGCAGCCGAACAAGGCGCGCAGAACAACGCCGACGACGTGGTCGACGCCGAGTTCAAGGAAGTCAAGAAGGACTAA
- the dnaJ gene encoding molecular chaperone DnaJ, which yields MAKRDYYEVLGVAKNASDDEIKKAYRKLAMKYHPDRNPDNKDAEEHFKEAKEAYEMLSDSQKRAAYDQYGHAGVDPNMGGAGAQGFGGFADAFGDIFGDIFGQAAGGARGGQRGGPQVYRGADLRYSMEITLEQAAHGYETQIRVPGWSGCEVCHGSGAKPGTKPETCPTCHGSGSVRMSQGFFSIQQTCPKCHGTGSYIPEPCTNCHGAGKVKETKTLEVKIPAGIDDGMRIRSAGNGEPGINGGPSGDLYVEIHIKQHAVFERDGDDLHCQMPIPFTTAALGGEIEVPTLAGRATFTVPEGTQSGKTFRLRGKGIKGLRSSIAGDLYVHVQVETPVKLTDHQRELLQQFEKSLVEGGSRHSPQSKSWFDRVKSFFD from the coding sequence ATGGCGAAACGGGATTACTACGAGGTTCTGGGCGTCGCGAAGAACGCGAGCGACGACGAAATCAAGAAGGCGTATCGCAAGCTCGCGATGAAGTACCACCCCGACCGCAATCCGGACAACAAGGATGCGGAAGAGCATTTCAAGGAGGCCAAAGAGGCCTACGAGATGCTGTCGGACTCGCAAAAGCGCGCGGCTTACGACCAGTACGGCCACGCCGGTGTCGATCCCAACATGGGGGGCGCCGGCGCGCAAGGCTTCGGCGGTTTCGCGGACGCTTTCGGCGACATCTTCGGCGATATTTTTGGCCAGGCGGCTGGCGGCGCACGCGGCGGCCAGCGCGGCGGACCGCAGGTGTATCGCGGCGCGGACCTGCGCTACAGCATGGAAATCACGCTGGAGCAGGCGGCGCACGGCTACGAGACGCAAATTCGCGTGCCGGGCTGGAGCGGCTGTGAAGTCTGTCACGGCTCGGGCGCGAAGCCCGGCACAAAGCCCGAAACCTGCCCGACCTGTCACGGTTCGGGTTCGGTGCGCATGTCGCAGGGCTTCTTCAGCATTCAGCAGACCTGCCCGAAGTGCCACGGCACGGGTTCCTACATTCCTGAGCCGTGCACGAACTGCCACGGCGCGGGGAAGGTAAAGGAAACCAAGACGCTCGAAGTGAAGATTCCGGCGGGCATCGACGACGGCATGCGCATCCGCTCGGCCGGCAACGGTGAGCCGGGCATCAACGGCGGGCCGTCGGGCGACCTGTACGTCGAGATTCACATCAAGCAGCACGCGGTGTTCGAGCGCGACGGCGACGACCTCCACTGCCAGATGCCGATTCCGTTCACCACGGCGGCGCTCGGCGGCGAGATCGAGGTGCCGACGCTGGCGGGCCGCGCAACCTTCACGGTGCCCGAAGGCACGCAGTCGGGCAAGACGTTCCGTCTGCGCGGCAAGGGCATCAAGGGTCTGCGTTCGAGCATTGCCGGCGATCTGTATGTGCACGTCCAGGTGGAAACGCCGGTCAAGCTCACCGATCACCAGCGCGAACTGCTGCAGCAGTTTGAGAAGTCGCTCGTGGAAGGCGGTTCGCGCCACAGCCCGCAAAGCAAGAGCTGGTTCGACCGCGTGAAGAGCTTCTTCGACTGA
- the pabB gene encoding aminodeoxychorismate synthase component I produces MAVHPGGAAGAAIFALLDDGDSTADNRSSRLYTGFVRELVCERAADLDAACAQVNAELGAGFHALVIGDYEFGRTLEFAKRDTASSIETQHGHAALRFLLFERCEKLSRDEADAWLAAQEGNEAGNEAPAPAGVAGVTIGVDRERFEQDIAAVQDALRAGDSYQINYTYRLGFEAYGSPLALYRRLRERQRVRYGALIALPGDRWVLSCSPELFVEKRGKTLRAKPMKGTAARSADAQQDAAAARFLASDPKNRAENVMIVDLLRNDLSRVAQTGSVRVPALFSVEPYASVWQMTSTVEATLREGTTFADAMRALFPCGSITGAPKHRTMELIEALEHAPRGLYTGTIGWLEATAAGEACGDFCLSVVIRTLTLDAPSRGAGGTRRGEMGVGAGIVLDSVAADEYEECRLKARFLTDADPGIECFETMYATRAGGVRHVERHLARLAASAAWLGFPCDVAAIRARIDETCATFAGDHAPHRVRLALGKSGAATLASAPLAALAHDTVGVLLAPDHGFAPIESADALLLRKTTRRAEFDRAWREAEALDGFDMLFFNERGELTEGGRSNVFVKLNGKWFTPPLASGVLPGVMRGVLLDDEAFGAQERVLTRDDVLNAEALMLTNALRGAVPARLIR; encoded by the coding sequence ATGGCAGTCCATCCTGGCGGCGCGGCGGGTGCCGCAATTTTCGCGCTGCTCGACGACGGCGACTCGACGGCGGACAACCGCTCGAGCCGCCTCTACACGGGGTTCGTGCGCGAGCTTGTCTGCGAGCGCGCCGCGGATCTCGACGCGGCGTGTGCGCAGGTGAACGCCGAGCTGGGCGCAGGCTTTCATGCGCTCGTGATCGGCGATTACGAATTTGGGCGCACGCTCGAATTCGCGAAGCGCGACACGGCCTCATCCATCGAAACGCAGCACGGCCACGCCGCGCTGCGTTTTTTATTGTTCGAACGCTGCGAAAAGCTCTCGCGCGATGAAGCCGATGCATGGCTCGCGGCGCAAGAGGGCAACGAAGCGGGCAATGAAGCACCCGCGCCAGCAGGCGTGGCGGGCGTGACGATCGGTGTCGATCGCGAGCGTTTCGAGCAGGACATCGCCGCCGTGCAGGACGCCCTGCGTGCGGGCGACTCGTATCAGATCAATTACACGTACCGGCTCGGCTTCGAGGCGTACGGTTCGCCGCTCGCGCTTTACCGCCGCTTGCGCGAGCGTCAGCGTGTGCGTTACGGCGCGCTGATCGCGTTGCCGGGCGATCGCTGGGTGCTTTCGTGTTCGCCGGAGCTATTCGTGGAGAAGCGCGGCAAAACGTTGCGCGCGAAACCCATGAAGGGCACGGCCGCGCGTAGCGCCGATGCGCAGCAAGACGCGGCCGCCGCGCGCTTTCTCGCGAGCGATCCGAAGAACCGCGCCGAAAACGTGATGATCGTCGACTTGCTGCGCAACGATCTCTCGCGCGTCGCGCAAACAGGGTCGGTGCGTGTACCGGCGCTCTTCAGCGTGGAGCCCTACGCTTCCGTCTGGCAGATGACCTCGACCGTGGAAGCGACGCTGCGCGAAGGCACGACGTTCGCCGACGCCATGCGCGCGCTCTTTCCGTGCGGGTCGATCACGGGTGCACCCAAGCACCGGACGATGGAGCTGATCGAAGCGCTCGAGCATGCGCCGCGCGGGCTGTATACGGGCACGATAGGCTGGCTCGAAGCCACTGCGGCAGGCGAAGCATGCGGCGACTTTTGCCTCTCCGTCGTGATCCGCACGCTGACGCTCGATGCGCCTTCGAGGGGCGCGGGTGGCACGCGGCGCGGTGAAATGGGCGTGGGCGCGGGCATCGTGCTCGACAGCGTGGCCGCCGACGAATATGAGGAGTGCCGCTTGAAAGCCCGTTTTCTGACCGATGCCGATCCGGGCATCGAATGCTTCGAAACGATGTATGCGACGCGAGCCGGCGGCGTGCGCCATGTGGAGCGCCATCTCGCGCGGCTCGCGGCGAGTGCCGCGTGGCTCGGTTTCCCTTGCGACGTCGCAGCCATACGCGCGCGCATCGATGAAACCTGCGCCACGTTTGCAGGCGATCACGCGCCGCATCGCGTGCGCCTTGCGCTCGGCAAGAGCGGGGCGGCCACGCTCGCGAGCGCGCCGCTCGCCGCGCTCGCGCACGATACCGTGGGCGTGCTGCTCGCGCCCGATCACGGCTTCGCGCCGATCGAATCCGCCGACGCGCTGTTGCTGCGCAAGACCACGCGTCGCGCCGAATTCGATCGCGCTTGGCGCGAGGCCGAAGCGCTGGACGGCTTCGACATGTTGTTCTTCAACGAGCGCGGCGAGCTGACCGAAGGCGGCCGCTCGAACGTCTTCGTGAAGCTGAACGGCAAGTGGTTCACCCCACCGCTTGCTTCGGGCGTGCTGCCAGGCGTGATGCGCGGCGTGCTGCTCGACGACGAAGCATTCGGCGCACAGGAGCGCGTGCTCACGCGCGACGACGTGCTGAATGCCGAAGCCTTGATGTTGACGAACGCGCTGCGCGGCGCAGTGCCGGCACGGTTGATTCGATGA
- the panB gene encoding 3-methyl-2-oxobutanoate hydroxymethyltransferase, whose amino-acid sequence MTYLQETSRGAVTVPKLQAMRDAGERIAMLTCYDASFSALCDRAGVDTVLIGDSLGNVLQGHTTTLPVTIDDIAYHTACVARVQTKALIVADLPFGTFGTPEDAFANSVKLMRAGAQMVKIEGGEWLAPTVKMLVERAVPVCAHIGLTPQSVHAFGGFKVQGKSDAAATQLIRDALALQDAGAQLVVIEAVPAALGAEVTKQLRIPTIGIGAGVDCSGQVLVLHDMLGIFPGKRPRFVKDFMAGQPDIESAVRAYVQAVKEGTFPGAEHVF is encoded by the coding sequence CCTGCAGGAAACGAGCCGCGGCGCGGTCACCGTGCCCAAACTTCAGGCCATGCGCGACGCAGGCGAGCGCATCGCCATGCTGACCTGCTACGACGCGAGCTTCTCGGCGCTGTGCGACCGCGCGGGCGTCGATACGGTGCTGATCGGCGACTCGCTCGGCAACGTGCTCCAGGGGCACACCACGACGCTGCCCGTCACCATCGACGACATCGCGTATCACACGGCGTGCGTGGCGCGTGTGCAAACCAAGGCGCTGATCGTGGCGGACCTGCCATTCGGCACCTTCGGCACGCCCGAAGATGCGTTCGCGAACTCGGTGAAGCTCATGCGCGCCGGCGCGCAGATGGTGAAGATCGAGGGCGGCGAATGGCTCGCGCCCACGGTGAAAATGCTCGTGGAGCGCGCCGTGCCCGTGTGCGCGCACATCGGCCTCACGCCGCAGTCGGTGCATGCCTTCGGCGGTTTCAAGGTGCAGGGCAAGAGCGACGCGGCCGCCACCCAGCTGATTCGCGACGCGCTGGCGCTGCAGGACGCGGGCGCGCAACTCGTGGTGATCGAGGCCGTGCCCGCGGCGCTCGGCGCGGAAGTCACGAAGCAGCTGCGCATTCCGACCATCGGCATTGGCGCGGGCGTGGACTGCTCGGGCCAGGTGCTCGTGCTGCACGACATGCTTGGCATTTTCCCAGGCAAGCGGCCGCGCTTCGTGAAGGATTTCATGGCGGGCCAGCCCGATATCGAATCGGCTGTGCGCGCGTATGTGCAGGCGGTAAAGGAAGGCACGTTCCCGGGAGCCGAGCACGTGTTCTGA